AGCCATAACattcatatattaataatcCAAGTAATGAAATGTTACTAATCGTAAGGACACGGCATTAATTTGTTACTGTATCAATAACCATGAAAATATTAGAcaattgtatatttaaaatagatatataagTCTTAGTCTTTCCAACCAGTCGTCTTTGATTGCGAATTAATTCAagtttgaatataattatatgggaatttttccaaaatacCAAAGAGTTAATAACTTGACAGccattaaaaaatgttttttaaaaaacttcaattttatactaaaaaaaatgtcaattcaAGCCACTAAACCAATTAATGAACAATCACATGATTACTATACTTACCAATTTCACTAATCTCTATCTGATGCTTTATTTCCCAATCAATTGTACTAATGATAATCAATTATGAAGCATACAAATAGGATTTAGGAAAGACATTATAGCAGATTAGTGTAAGGCCTAGCTAATATACACAgtaattcatatatatgtcTTAAATTAAGTGGCAGCTGAATTATCCTAATTTCATGTGTTGAAGATAAGAGTTTATTGAATTATCTTGAGTTTGAGCACATTAATCAAAATGGTTATATATGTATCAGGTGTAGTTATAAAGCTAATTaacaaatagaaacaaataaaaaaagctaATTGATTAtgcaataataaaaacaaagaagcaaAAAGCAATGAAGCATAaattgatgatatatatactaattataaaaTGGCCCTAAAAGCAAATTAAGAAAGTGATATTGAGGAGTTATACATATAGCATGCAAATGCAGCAGAAAAACAAAGtaaggaaaggaagaggagTTGGAGATCACACAGactatataaataataatgaagtaGGTAGGTAGCTGGGGTACGTCTTGGtgaaatgaaaggaaaggaaatgtattaataatggaaatataaatagaaatatatatatatatgtgatggatatggaaattaattggGTAATTTAGTGGATGGAGAggttaaatataaattgacataattatatatgttgtcCTGATGGAGCAAGAAGTTGTTCCAGGAATACCCCTTAATGCAACTCCAGTAATACGCACACACCACTACTGCCTCCAAATCTCCACCCCTTACTCTACTCTGCATCAATATAtgtaaaacttcaaattaatttaattaaaacacacTTTCACCCTTGTtatttaattctaattatttacttataataaCTATTACTGCATTTCTACCTAAAACTGTAACCAAATCATAATAAATACCTCAAGCACATTAAagctttttatattttattttaacgcaagaataatcatcaaacatttttaaaactaaaatacgtagaaggaaggaaaatattttacattctATCATTATACAACCTCGCTCAATGTATTGTGTTTAACCATAAATTGTCACATCagaatatcattttttttttattagaaaaaggaTTAGTGATTTGGTGTGTTTGTAGTTAagttagaaaagagaaataaaaccctgttttgtgatttaaacTTGAATTGTATTTTGATTACtgtttgaaaggaaaaaaaaaagaaaagaggagaaaagaagggaaaatgGGGTTTGACgtgaaaagaaatggaaaaatgggTAGTaattatagaagaaaaatagaaaacgaATGGGGGATCAGTAAGTACCGTAGGTGGAAGAATGGAGGTTGATGTCCTGAAGATTTGGTTGAAAAGGCTGAAGGCGATAGGGAAGGAGGAAGGGCGGAGGAGGAGGGGAGGGATCAGATGGAAGCTGCTGCTGTACTGAAGCCAGCTGAAGGACGCAGCTGCTTGCCTGAtcatgatgatgatgatgatgatgatgatgatgattgtGGTAATCATGTTGAAGCTGAAGCTGAAGCTGTGGAGGATgaatatgattattatttttattactattttcattcatttcaaGTAATCCATGAATATAACCAAACCACGACGACCCATCGTGATCATGAtcaccaatatttacaacctcaACTGCCGCTGCCTGCGCCTGATCATCAGCAGCATTATCATGATTATCATGCGCCGCCCTCCTTCTCAGCCGCATCATCACTTCCTCGTCATCTTCTTCGCTTCTTCTTTTCTGCATCATCACCGCTGCTGCCATCTGCTGTTGCTGCTGCTCCTCCATCGCCATCTGCTcctcttttatctttattattattattattattcatattaacaacccttttcctttttttttttctttttttttttaatatgaatgtgatataaataaataaataaatagaacaaagtaataacatatttatttaattaattaccagATGGTAAATCTGTTCATTTTCATCCTCCAGAATTTTCTCCTAATTAGTATCATCATGGAAAttaaagggaaaaataaaaaacaggttattaatgaattaaattaaccatataattataattacttatatgtatttatgttaaattataagaatgaatgaaaataaacaagCAAAACCTTTCTTCGCAGATTGTCGACTTGCTGCTGTAACAGCTCTGACTGCACCAAAAAACCAATAGAAAACCCTAATAAATATCTATgtatttgtgtgtgtgtgtgtaaagTGGAAGGTTGTAAagtggaaaataataataataataataatgccTTTCGAGCACGAACTCTGTTGAGAGAGTTTTGGAGACGGTTCTCGATATCGTCGAGATCGCGAAGGTGAAAAGTGCTGAAATCGTCGGCTGTGTAGCGCTGCAAACTCAGCTGAAGATCGTccgtttcttttttcattgaCCTTACTTGCCGCTCCAATTCCTCCTAATTTATTTCAATGGATTGTTTAGTTTAATAGTACTGATAATAAATACGAGGAGATGACTAgagatgaaatgaaatgagattatttaatcaattaagaACTGTACTACCGGATCGTTCATATTATGCTCTGGAATTCGACTCCCTATTGCAATCTGATATCTCCTGATGATTTGATCCATGCTGAGGATGTGCAGGCAGGAAGTGTGTAGAAGAagtagatatatattaaataattaaaaaagaaaaaaaacgaagaagaagaaataataatgtataCCATGTTGTTTGAGTACAGTATTCGAACAATTTGCCGTTACTGGAGAAGACGATGAGAGCGATCTGAGCATCACATAAAACAGAAAGTTCATGGGTCTTCTTGAACAGACCGCCTCTCCGCTTCGAGAATGTAACTTGCCTTGTCGTCCGATTCTCTATTCTCCTGATTGCGATTTTTCCTCTTCCCATTATGATATCTTAATTCTCTCCTACCCCCCCGCGcctaaactttttatatatatgtgtgtgtgtccTTGGTAGCTAAAGGTTAAAGGTACGacactactactactactactactactgaCCACAACTCAATAATTTATTAGAGTAGgaagggtttagggtttgaattgttaattataattaataattaataatgaaaaatgagtGAAAATTGAATGGATGAAATGTATATTGGAATTGGAAAGGcaagaagaataataataagaagaaaagttaataataataggaataattagaaagaaaaagtagaaagtaTTTTAGCTAGAATGGTGTGACAGTTAACTACTCTCTGTGTGGTCTCTGCCTGTGGTGTGCTTTTATGGAATTTGCCAAATTGGGAAAACTCCCTATTTATTACCCTCATTTTCCTTTACCCCCTTTTTTAaccaataaatttaatttcctctTCCCTCTTCCCTCTTCCCAGCTAGCTCACAACTCTACCAAGGCTCTAATCAAACCCAACCCCACACATATTACTATTATAcataataaacttaattagttagggtaaaattaaaaaatactgTATGATAGAAGAGGAGGGAATTAAGGGCCGAGGTGGGGGgcaaatttgaataatattagCCATTAAGGGTGAGGTGGCAgcgaaagagagagagagagggagggaAAGGCAAATGAAAAGAGACACACAAACAGATCAGAGAACATCAAAGACTAactaaaaatggaaaatgtgtAAATATGGAGGCAGTTTTACGTCAACTTCAACCCTCTTATTTTGGTCACCTGATACTCAGTTTTCACATgccatcctttttttttttttaactttcctAAATTACACCCTACAACTTTCAATAACAATCAACCCCACTCAAACCCCTAATACCAAATGCAATATCTTCTCTGGCTCTCatcaaccaaaacaaaaaaataaattaaatattttttagaaacaaaataattccaaaacttttaattcttccaATTCACTTTGTTATTGAACTTCGAAAGTGATGacgataaataaaaataacattacaTGATCCCTACTTGATTATTCTTCTAACAAATCAAGTCAATTCTTGTTTTAAATGGCCTAGCTAGCTTGTCCCAGTGCCCCATTGCACTGAATTTtgcttgttttatttattggagttttgtttaaaaagaaaagaaaagaaaaaaacccagCTGttaagattctttttttttttgccaataTATTTTGAGAACAATCTGTTTATGgtaataaattagtaattatAGGCGTGCTTGGTAAAGGACCAATtttatcttctcttcttttgtacGTTCACATTGTTTTGCGTGAAAAATCTCTTCCTCCTTTGAATTCCGCGTTTGTATTTTAAGGTCTATACCTTGACCGTTGAAATCTCTATCAAATTTGAGATCATCAAAATCAgtacaattattaatttataaacaatgaGAATTGAAGTGTCAATTAACAATAGGGTCAATCACAACTTTTTGTTGTATAACTTATTCCACAAGATTGAGGGTgcttagaaaatatatataccatGCATGACGTGCAACCATTTTTTCAGTCATAGCTTTTACAACTTCCTCTGCTTATGCCATCAAAAGAAGGGATGTTCTTGGTTTACAGGTTGgattagattgttttttagCCGCAACTCCGTTGTAAATTTATTCAACTCTAATAACCATTTCTTAAAGTTAAATCCAACCCTACACCACCATAAAACGTTTGAAAAATAGTATCCATTTTTGTACCAATTCATAGCATGAAAAATAACATTCATAAGAAGCTTTCCTTGTCTCGAAAAAGGTGGTTGCATTCCTTCCATGTCATAAAAGAATCTcgcttttaattaataacaaaaggGGAACACTTTAGAAGCTAGTTATCAAGGCaagatatgtatatataatattccaaaattatataaataagagGAGAAGGGGTGCAAAGTTGAAACAGATTAAAAATACCTTCGGAAATGAAATGGCATAACCAGCGGTaagcaaaattatttatagaaataaagataaattttgctCTACAGAAATACAAATGTACGGAAGCCACGAAATTGGAGGGAGtggggaagaaaaagaaaggaactAAAATTCTATTTTGGCTGAATCTTCTCATCAAGTAAACCAATTGATATGTTCTTTTCTCTAAACACAACTACAATTAGGGCAGCAAAAACGTTGGCCTAGCCagtacaaaacaaatatatgttATGTGTTTCAGCAAAAGGGCAGAGGGGAAAAACTTCGTTGAAATATCTGAATCCCAAACTTTATACCTGTCCAGTACACAACAGAAATCATTAAGagcatattgcaaataaaatGTGCCACATGATTCAGATGCAGTGAAACCAAATGATTCTATCACATTTGATTAATCAAGTTCATGTAGTCCTGATCAGGGGTTGAGAATACGAAGTGTACAATGTTTgcaaaaattgaatattttacaCAACTATGAAAATCTAAttgattagtttttaaacAGCATACGTGGGAACAAAAAGTCCCCAGAACTTTATGCAGTTCAAATTAATCGTAGGAAGGAAAACTCCCTACAAAACGATACGTAGTATGCTCTTCATACAGTACGAGTAATAGAAACAAAAGTGCTAAAAAATTATGCAATACCAGTTCCTCTACACTACCGGCTACAAGTTCAGAAACATGCGTTATGGGTATATGCtaacctcaattttatttcaaaagtgCTTAAACATTTACTTACTAAGatctataaaaa
This DNA window, taken from Cucumis sativus cultivar 9930 chromosome 6, Cucumber_9930_V3, whole genome shotgun sequence, encodes the following:
- the LOC101203939 gene encoding MADS-box protein FBP24 isoform X1 codes for the protein MGRGKIAIRRIENRTTRQVTFSKRRGGLFKKTHELSVLCDAQIALIVFSSNGKLFEYCTQTTCMDQIIRRYQIAIGSRIPEHNMNDPEELERQVRSMKKETDDLQLSLQRYTADDFSTFHLRDLDDIENRLQNSLNRVRARKSELLQQQVDNLRRKEKILEDENEQIYHLIKEEQMAMEEQQQQQMAAAVMMQKRRSEEDDEEVMMRLRRRAAHDNHDNAADDQAQAAAVELQLQLQHDYHNHHHHHHHHHHDQASSCVLQLASVQQQLPSDPSPPPPPFLLPYRLQPFQPNLQDINLHSSTYE
- the LOC101203939 gene encoding MADS-box protein FBP24 isoform X7, with protein sequence MGRGKIAIRRIENRTTRQVTFSKRRGGLFKKTHELSVLCDAQIALIVFSSNGKLFEYCTQTTCMDQIIRRYQIAIGSRIPEHNMNDPEELERQVRSMKKETDDLQLSLQRYTADDFSTFHLRDLDDIENRLQNSLNRVRARKSELLQQQVDNLRRKMAMEEQQQQQMAAAVMMQKRRSEEDDEEVMMRLRRRAAHDNHDNAADDQAQAAAVELQLQLQHDYHNHHHHHHHHHHDQASSCVLQLASVQQQLPSDPSPPPPPFLLPYRLQPFQPNLQDINLHSSTYE
- the LOC101203939 gene encoding MADS-box protein FBP24 isoform X5, which encodes MGRGKIAIRRIENRTTRQVTFSKRRGGLFKKTHELSVLCDAQIALIVFSSNGKLFEYCTQTTCMDQIIRRYQIAIGSRIPEHNMNDPEELERQVRSMKKETDDLQLSLQRYTADDFSTFHLRDLDDIENRLQNSLNRSELLQQQVDNLRRKEKILEDENEQIYHLMAMEEQQQQQMAAAVMMQKRRSEEDDEEVMMRLRRRAAHDNHDNAADDQAQAAAVELQLQLQHDYHNHHHHHHHHHHDQASSCVLQLASVQQQLPSDPSPPPPPFLLPYRLQPFQPNLQDINLHSSTYE
- the LOC101203939 gene encoding MADS-box protein FBP24 isoform X2, producing MGRGKIAIRRIENRTTRQVTFSKRRGGLFKKTHELSVLCDAQIALIVFSSNGKLFEYCTQTTCMDQIIRRYQIAIGSRIPEHNMNDPEELERQVRSMKKETDDLQLSLQRYTADDFSTFHLRDLDDIENRLQNSLNRVRARKSELLQQQVDNLRRKEKILEDENEQIYHLIKEEQMAMEEQQQQQMAAAVMMQKRRSEEDDEEVMMRLRRRAAHDNHDNAADDQAQAAAVELQLQLQHDYHNHHHHHHHHHHDQASSCVLQLASVQQQLPSDPSPPPPPFLLPYRLQPFQPNLQDINLHSSTYE
- the LOC101203939 gene encoding MADS-box protein FBP24 isoform X3, encoding MGRGKIAIRRIENRTTRQVTFSKRRGGLFKKTHELSVLCDAQIALIVFSSNGKLFEYCTQTTCMDQIIRRYQIAIGSRIPEHNMNDPEELERQVRSMKKETDDLQLSLQRYTADDFSTFHLRDLDDIENRLQNSLNRVRARKSELLQQQVDNLRRKEKILEDENEQIYHLMAMEEQQQQQMAAAVMMQKRRSEEDDEEVMMRLRRRAAHDNHDNAADDQAQAAAVELQLQLQHDYHNHHHHHHHHHHDQASSCVLQLASVQQQLPSDPSPPPPPFLLPYRLQPFQPNLQDINLHSSTYE
- the LOC101203939 gene encoding MADS-box protein FBP24 isoform X8; protein product: MGRGKIAIRRIENRTTRQVTFSKRRGGLFKKTHELSVLCDAQIALIVFSSNGKLFEYCTQTTCMDQIIRRYQIAIGSRIPEHNMNDPEELERQVRSMKKETDDLQLSLQRYTADDFSTFHLRDLDDIENRLQNSLNRSELLQQQVDNLRRKMAMEEQQQQQMAAAVMMQKRRSEEDDEEVMMRLRRRAAHDNHDNAADDQAQAAAVELQLQLQHDYHNHHHHHHHHHHDQASSCVLQLASVQQQLPSDPSPPPPPFLLPYRLQPFQPNLQDINLHSSTYE
- the LOC101203939 gene encoding MADS-box protein FBP24 isoform X6, which encodes MGRGKIAIRRIENRTTRQVTFSKRRGGLFKKTHELSVLCDAQIALIVFSSNGKLFEYCTQTTCMDQIIRRYQIAIGSRIPEHNMNDPEELERQVRSMKKETDDLQLSLQRYTADDFSTFHLRDLDDIENRLQNSLNRVRARKSELLQQQVDNLRRKIKEEQMAMEEQQQQQMAAAVMMQKRRSEEDDEEVMMRLRRRAAHDNHDNAADDQAQAAAVELQLQLQHDYHNHHHHHHHHHHDQASSCVLQLASVQQQLPSDPSPPPPPFLLPYRLQPFQPNLQDINLHSSTYE
- the LOC101203939 gene encoding MADS-box protein FBP24 isoform X4 is translated as MGRGKIAIRRIENRTTRQVTFSKRRGGLFKKTHELSVLCDAQIALIVFSSNGKLFEYCTQTTCMDQIIRRYQIAIGSRIPEHNMNDPEELERQVRSMKKETDDLQLSLQRYTADDFSTFHLRDLDDIENRLQNSLNRSELLQQQVDNLRRKEKILEDENEQIYHLIKEEQMAMEEQQQQQMAAAVMMQKRRSEEDDEEVMMRLRRRAAHDNHDNAADDQAQAAAVELQLQLQHDYHNHHHHHHHHHHDQASSCVLQLASVQQQLPSDPSPPPPPFLLPYRLQPFQPNLQDINLHSSTYE